A section of the Humulus lupulus chromosome 2, drHumLupu1.1, whole genome shotgun sequence genome encodes:
- the LOC133816510 gene encoding uncharacterized protein LOC133816510 isoform X1 yields MVVEVSTSVMLKVFLMFSRMTLFLILCAGMHLDSDLVMLSLKEIGKLKAASKRRGKILGVQAISHERLLLLFAFCKRCVDVTGAYSALKTELNISLTATGLLWTTTGFIAKRITHGPVEERETRKGNRYMTSAQQMDSQQRQVHKG; encoded by the exons ATGGTTGTTGAAGTAAGTACATCTGTGATGCTGAAAGTTTTCTTAATGTTTTCTAGGATGACATTGTTCTTAATTCTTTGTGCAGGCATGCACTTAGACTCTGATCTAGTGATGTTAAGCTTGAAGGAAATTGGAAAACTCAAG GCTGCCTCCAAGAGAAGAGGCAAAATACTTGGTGTGCAAGCAATCTCTCACGAGAGACTCTTACTTTTGTTTGCAttttgcaagag GTGTGTAGATGTGACTGGAGCTTACAGTGCTCTAAAGACGGAGCTTAACATAAGCTTGACAGCAACAGGCCTTTTGTGGACTACAACTGGCTTTATTGCAAAGAGGATTACACATGGACCTGTGGAAGAAAGGGAAACAAGAAAGGGAAACAGGTATATGACGAGTGcacaacaaatggactcacaacaaagacaagtgcacaaaggatga
- the LOC133816510 gene encoding uncharacterized protein LOC133816510 isoform X2 produces MHLDSDLVMLSLKEIGKLKAASKRRGKILGVQAISHERLLLLFAFCKRCVDVTGAYSALKTELNISLTATGLLWTTTGFIAKRITHGPVEERETRKGNRYMTSAQQMDSQQRQVHKG; encoded by the exons ATGCACTTAGACTCTGATCTAGTGATGTTAAGCTTGAAGGAAATTGGAAAACTCAAG GCTGCCTCCAAGAGAAGAGGCAAAATACTTGGTGTGCAAGCAATCTCTCACGAGAGACTCTTACTTTTGTTTGCAttttgcaagag GTGTGTAGATGTGACTGGAGCTTACAGTGCTCTAAAGACGGAGCTTAACATAAGCTTGACAGCAACAGGCCTTTTGTGGACTACAACTGGCTTTATTGCAAAGAGGATTACACATGGACCTGTGGAAGAAAGGGAAACAAGAAAGGGAAACAGGTATATGACGAGTGcacaacaaatggactcacaacaaagacaagtgcacaaaggatga